One Bos taurus isolate L1 Dominette 01449 registration number 42190680 breed Hereford chromosome 3, ARS-UCD2.0, whole genome shotgun sequence DNA window includes the following coding sequences:
- the LOC782367 gene encoding antigen-presenting glycoprotein CD1d isoform X3 — MSFPFQFLQISSFSNRSWTRTDGLAWLGELQPYTWRNESNTIGFLKPWSRGTFSDQQWEQLQHTLLVYRSSFTRDIWEFVEKLHVEYPLEIQIATGCELLPRNISESFFRAAFQGKDVLSFQGMSWVSAPDAPPFIQEVCKRLNQDQGTKETVHWLLHDIWPELVRGLLQTGKSELEKQVKPEAWLSSGPSPGPGRLLLVCHVSGFYPKPVRVMWMKGEQEEPGTRQGDVMPNVDSTWYLRVTLDVAAGEAAGLSCQVKHSSLGDQDIILYWDGNHVSRGLIVALVLLVFVLLFVGGLVFWFRKHRRYQDIP; from the exons ATGTCTTTCCCCTTCCAGTTCCTCCAGATCTCCTCGTTCTCCAACCGCAGCTGGACGCGCACAGACGGCCTCGCGTGGCTGGGGGAGCTGCAGCCCTATACTTGGCGCAATGAATCGAACACCATCGGCTTCCTGAAGCCTTGGTCTCGGGGCACATTCAGCGACCAGCAGTGGGAGCAGCTGCAGCATACACTTCTGGTTTATCGCAGCAGCTTCACCAGGGACATCTGGGAATTCGTCGAAAAGCTGCACGTCGAAT ATCCACTTGAGATCCAGATAGCTACAGGATGTGAGCTGCTCCCGAGGAACATCTCAGAAAGCTTCTTCCGCGCAGCATTTCAAGGAAAGGATGTCCTGAGTTTCCAAGGAATGTCTTGGGTGTCAGCCCCAGATGCCCCGCCTTTTATCCAGGAGGTCTGCAAGAGGCTCAATCAGGACCAAGGGACCAAGGAAACGGTGCACTGGCTCCTCCATGACATCTGGCCCGAGTTGGTCAGAGGCCTCTTGCAGACCGGGAAGTCTGAGTTGGAGAAGCAAG TGAAGCCGGAGGCTTGGCTGTCCAGTGGCCCCAGTCCTGGGCCTGGCCGTCTGCTGCTGGTGTGCCACGTCTCAGGATTCTATCCAAAACCTGTGCGGGTGATGTGGATGAAGGGCgagcaggaggagcctggcactCGGCAAGGAGACGTCATGCCCAATGTCGACTCGACTTGGTATCTGCGAGTAACCCTGGATGTGGCGGCTGGGGAGGCGGCTGGCCTGAGTTGCCAAGTGAAGCACAGCAGTCTAGGAGACCAGGACATCATCCTGTACTGGG ATGGGAACCATGTCTCCAGGGGCTTGATTGTTGCCCTGGTACTACTGGTGTTCGTCCTTCTGTTTGTTGGAGGCTTAGTCTTCTGGTTTAGGAAGCACCG CCGCTATCAAGATATCCCATGA
- the LOC782367 gene encoding antigen-presenting glycoprotein CD1d isoform X1, whose amino-acid sequence MSGTGLRAERGSRAGKGDDARGGRAETDAPRKAGSLIHQPENLLLPAFSCLAPGDRARFRASRHHPFFPNLTVCFFLFSFLLPSVLSLPCPRLLRSVFSPAPHMSFPFQFLQISSFSNRSWTRTDGLAWLGELQPYTWRNESNTIGFLKPWSRGTFSDQQWEQLQHTLLVYRSSFTRDIWEFVEKLHVEYPLEIQIATGCELLPRNISESFFRAAFQGKDVLSFQGMSWVSAPDAPPFIQEVCKRLNQDQGTKETVHWLLHDIWPELVRGLLQTGKSELEKQVKPEAWLSSGPSPGPGRLLLVCHVSGFYPKPVRVMWMKGEQEEPGTRQGDVMPNVDSTWYLRVTLDVAAGEAAGLSCQVKHSSLGDQDIILYWDGNHVSRGLIVALVLLVFVLLFVGGLVFWFRKHRRYQDIP is encoded by the exons ATGAGTGGAACTGGGCtgagggcagagagagggagcCGAGCAGGGAAAGGGGACGACGCTCGCGGCGGGCGGGCGGAGACTGATGCACCTCGAAAAGCCGGGAGCTTGATCCACCAGCCCGAGAACCTGCTACTCCCTGCCTTCAGCTGCTTGGCCCCTGGAGACCGAGCTCGATTCAGAGCGAGCAGACATCACCCTTTCTTCCCAAACCTaactgtttgtttctttcttttttccttccttctcccttctgtACTCTCCCTCCCGTGCCCCCGGCTCCTCCGATCTGTATTCTCTCCAGCCCCGCACATGTCTTTCCCCTTCCAGTTCCTCCAGATCTCCTCGTTCTCCAACCGCAGCTGGACGCGCACAGACGGCCTCGCGTGGCTGGGGGAGCTGCAGCCCTATACTTGGCGCAATGAATCGAACACCATCGGCTTCCTGAAGCCTTGGTCTCGGGGCACATTCAGCGACCAGCAGTGGGAGCAGCTGCAGCATACACTTCTGGTTTATCGCAGCAGCTTCACCAGGGACATCTGGGAATTCGTCGAAAAGCTGCACGTCGAAT ATCCACTTGAGATCCAGATAGCTACAGGATGTGAGCTGCTCCCGAGGAACATCTCAGAAAGCTTCTTCCGCGCAGCATTTCAAGGAAAGGATGTCCTGAGTTTCCAAGGAATGTCTTGGGTGTCAGCCCCAGATGCCCCGCCTTTTATCCAGGAGGTCTGCAAGAGGCTCAATCAGGACCAAGGGACCAAGGAAACGGTGCACTGGCTCCTCCATGACATCTGGCCCGAGTTGGTCAGAGGCCTCTTGCAGACCGGGAAGTCTGAGTTGGAGAAGCAAG TGAAGCCGGAGGCTTGGCTGTCCAGTGGCCCCAGTCCTGGGCCTGGCCGTCTGCTGCTGGTGTGCCACGTCTCAGGATTCTATCCAAAACCTGTGCGGGTGATGTGGATGAAGGGCgagcaggaggagcctggcactCGGCAAGGAGACGTCATGCCCAATGTCGACTCGACTTGGTATCTGCGAGTAACCCTGGATGTGGCGGCTGGGGAGGCGGCTGGCCTGAGTTGCCAAGTGAAGCACAGCAGTCTAGGAGACCAGGACATCATCCTGTACTGGG ATGGGAACCATGTCTCCAGGGGCTTGATTGTTGCCCTGGTACTACTGGTGTTCGTCCTTCTGTTTGTTGGAGGCTTAGTCTTCTGGTTTAGGAAGCACCG CCGCTATCAAGATATCCCATGA
- the LOC782367 gene encoding antigen-presenting glycoprotein CD1d isoform X2 — protein MSGTGLRAERGSRAGKGDDARGGRAETDAPRKAGSLIHQPENLLLPAFSCLAPGDRARFRASRHHPFFPNLTFLQISSFSNRSWTRTDGLAWLGELQPYTWRNESNTIGFLKPWSRGTFSDQQWEQLQHTLLVYRSSFTRDIWEFVEKLHVEYPLEIQIATGCELLPRNISESFFRAAFQGKDVLSFQGMSWVSAPDAPPFIQEVCKRLNQDQGTKETVHWLLHDIWPELVRGLLQTGKSELEKQVKPEAWLSSGPSPGPGRLLLVCHVSGFYPKPVRVMWMKGEQEEPGTRQGDVMPNVDSTWYLRVTLDVAAGEAAGLSCQVKHSSLGDQDIILYWDGNHVSRGLIVALVLLVFVLLFVGGLVFWFRKHRRYQDIP, from the exons ATGAGTGGAACTGGGCtgagggcagagagagggagcCGAGCAGGGAAAGGGGACGACGCTCGCGGCGGGCGGGCGGAGACTGATGCACCTCGAAAAGCCGGGAGCTTGATCCACCAGCCCGAGAACCTGCTACTCCCTGCCTTCAGCTGCTTGGCCCCTGGAGACCGAGCTCGATTCAGAGCGAGCAGACATCACCCTTTCTTCCCAAACCTaact TTCCTCCAGATCTCCTCGTTCTCCAACCGCAGCTGGACGCGCACAGACGGCCTCGCGTGGCTGGGGGAGCTGCAGCCCTATACTTGGCGCAATGAATCGAACACCATCGGCTTCCTGAAGCCTTGGTCTCGGGGCACATTCAGCGACCAGCAGTGGGAGCAGCTGCAGCATACACTTCTGGTTTATCGCAGCAGCTTCACCAGGGACATCTGGGAATTCGTCGAAAAGCTGCACGTCGAAT ATCCACTTGAGATCCAGATAGCTACAGGATGTGAGCTGCTCCCGAGGAACATCTCAGAAAGCTTCTTCCGCGCAGCATTTCAAGGAAAGGATGTCCTGAGTTTCCAAGGAATGTCTTGGGTGTCAGCCCCAGATGCCCCGCCTTTTATCCAGGAGGTCTGCAAGAGGCTCAATCAGGACCAAGGGACCAAGGAAACGGTGCACTGGCTCCTCCATGACATCTGGCCCGAGTTGGTCAGAGGCCTCTTGCAGACCGGGAAGTCTGAGTTGGAGAAGCAAG TGAAGCCGGAGGCTTGGCTGTCCAGTGGCCCCAGTCCTGGGCCTGGCCGTCTGCTGCTGGTGTGCCACGTCTCAGGATTCTATCCAAAACCTGTGCGGGTGATGTGGATGAAGGGCgagcaggaggagcctggcactCGGCAAGGAGACGTCATGCCCAATGTCGACTCGACTTGGTATCTGCGAGTAACCCTGGATGTGGCGGCTGGGGAGGCGGCTGGCCTGAGTTGCCAAGTGAAGCACAGCAGTCTAGGAGACCAGGACATCATCCTGTACTGGG ATGGGAACCATGTCTCCAGGGGCTTGATTGTTGCCCTGGTACTACTGGTGTTCGTCCTTCTGTTTGTTGGAGGCTTAGTCTTCTGGTTTAGGAAGCACCG CCGCTATCAAGATATCCCATGA